A window of Diabrotica virgifera virgifera chromosome 9, PGI_DIABVI_V3a contains these coding sequences:
- the LOC126890932 gene encoding uncharacterized protein LOC126890932 — protein MPKRHYIRRQVHQQEPHIFDLYQKPRFDDTIRKEGFRTYTPYIKSFNNSDVVEFIINQSDAFFAIHDTLLEIKGSIKKAGNGTVSLAPNAGSFLFDTCTYIQSSHDMEIVRDPGVVSTIRSLLCYTPEDSKFLSTAGWNYPNYPHLTGDAFSLLIPIKHIFNIFNDYTKLTYGRQVFRFVRARNDKDCIVVQEPTGSTTVTTVSLTIASMELKVKHVFPNDDVKIELMTPIKNNTPITIPFRKWELNELPSLTAGSRREIWSVKTTSAVERPRYVIVAFQTSKRDDIHADPTLFDHIRMSSVRVVINGDYWPNERMQLDFTKNDYAIAHYNYTEFFPSYARSLTKHPILDYSAFKRYALFVFDCSKQDDTSFRSGTVDVKLEIEADEGFPAGTRAYCLIVHDSLLEYFPLTEVVKNII, from the coding sequence ATGCCAAAACGCCACTATATTCGACGCCAGGTTCATCAGCAGGAACCACATATTTTCGATCTTTACCAAAAACCTCGGTTCGACGATACTATTAGAAAAGAAGGATTTCGTACATATACACCTTACATCAAGTCATTTAATAATAGTGATGTTGTCGAGTTTATCATAAATCAATCAGATGCATTTTTTGCGATACACGACACACTTTTAGAAATTAAAGGAAGTATCAAGAAAGCTGGTAATGGAACTGTTTCTCTTGCGCCGAATGCTGGATCCTTCTTGTTTGATACCTGTACATACATCCAAAGTTCACATGACATGGAAATAGTTCGAGATCCAGGTGTAGTCAGCACTATTCGCAGTTTGTTGTGTTATACACCTGAAGATTCCAAATTTCTCAGTACTGCAGGATGGAACTATCCGAATTATCCACATTTAACAGGGGACGCCTTTAGTTTACTGATTCCAATCAAAcatattttcaacattttcaaCGATTACACTAAATTAACCTATGGTCGTCAAGTGTTTCGCTTTGTTCGAGCGCGTAATGATAAAGATTGCATTGTTGTCCAAGAACCTACTGGTTCCACGACGGTAACAACAGTATCATTAACCATCGCCAGCATGGAACTCAAGGTCAAACATGTCTTTCCCAATGATGATGTGAAAATCGAATTAATGACTCCGATTAAGAATAATACACCGATAACCATACCTTTCCGTAAATGGGAGCTCAATGAACTACCTTCACTTACGGCAGGATCTCGACGAGAGATATGGAGTGTAAAGACAACTTCAGCTGTTGAACGTCCACGCTACGTTATTGTAGCTTTTCAAACTTCTAAACGAGATGATATTCACGCTGATCCGACGCTATTCGATCACATTAGAATGTCCAGCGTACGAGTGGTTATTAATGGTGACTATTGGCCTAACGAGAGAATGCAATTGGATTTCACAAAAAATGATTACGCTATAGCTCACTACAATTATACTGAATTCTTTCCCAGTTATGCTCGTTCGCTAACAAAACATCCCATCTTAGATTACTCTGCATTTAAAAGATAtgctttgtttgtttttgactGTTCCAAGCAGGATGATACATCGTTTAGATCCGGAACTGTCGATGTTAAGTTGGAAATCGAAGCAGATGAAGGTTTTCCAGCAGGTACTCGAGCTTACTGTTTAATTGTTCACGACAGCCTACTCGAATACTTTCCACTAACTGAAGTtgtcaaaaatataatttaa